A single Nicotiana tabacum cultivar K326 chromosome 5, ASM71507v2, whole genome shotgun sequence DNA region contains:
- the LOC107822370 gene encoding L-type lectin-domain containing receptor kinase VIII.1-like: MNSIPTYSNILVWFILLFCSCSSNKSIFAITEFDFGTLTLSNLKLLGDAHLGDNNSVQLTRDLAVPNSGAGKALYSKPVRFRQPGLDFPASFSTFFSFSVTNLNPSSIGGGLAFVLTPNDESVGDAGGYMGILDSKGTQSGTILVEFDTLMDVEFKDINGNHVGLDLNSMVSTQVGDLDSIGVDLKSGDIVNSWIEYSGSTGQLNVFVSYSNLKPKEPFLSVVLNIAEYVNDFMFVGFSGSTQGSTEIHSIEWWSFSSSFDASPKSAAAAAPPPPTASLMNPTADSVMSRPPSMAPSESNSSASIMQDKSSGKCHSNFCKQGPGAIVGVVTASAFFLAFATLVLIWLYTKKFKKVKNSEFLASDVIKMPKEFSYKELKLATKAFDSTRIIGHGAFGTVYKGILSDNGGIVAVKRCSHNGQGKAEFLSELSIIGTLRHRNLVRLQGWCHEKGEILLVYDLMPNGSLDKALFESRMILPWLHRRKILLGVASALAYLHQECENQVIHRDIKSSNIMLDEGFNARLGDFGLARQVEHDKSPDATVAAGTMGYLAPEYLLTGRATEKTDVFSYGAVVLEVASGRRPIERETTRVEKVGVNSNLVEWVWGLHREGNLLMAADSRLYGEFDEGEMRRVLMVGLACSQPDPMVRPTMRSVVQMLVGEAEVPIVPRTKPSMSFSTSHLLMTLQDSVSDLNGMITLSTSSSENSFTGVANGMMDLV; the protein is encoded by the coding sequence ATGAATTCAATTCCTACATATAGCAACATTCTTGTATGGTTCATACTATTATTCTGTTCTTGCAGTAGTAATAAGTCAATATTTGCTATAACTGAGTTTGACTTTGGAACACTAACTCTGAGTAATTTGAAGCTTCTTGGAGATGCACATTTGGGTGACAACAACAGTGTTCAGTTAACACGTGATCTTGCCGTGCCAAATTCCGGTGCCGGAAAAGCTTTATATTCAAAGCCAGTAAGATTCCGGCAGCCGGGTCTTGATTTTCCAGCGAGTTTCTCTACATTCTTTTCATTTTCAGTGACTAATTTGAACCCATCGTCTATTGGTGGCGGTCTTGCTTTTGTACTCACTCCTAATGATGAGTCAGTAGGTGATGCTGGTGGGTATATGGGAATCTTGGATTCTAAAGGCACACAAAGTGGTACAATTTTAGTTGAATTTGACACCCTTATGGATGTTGAGTTTAAAGATATTAATGGAAATCATGTTGGTTTGGATCTGAATTCAATGGTTTCAACTCAAGTTGGTGATTTAGATTCTATTGGTGTTGATCTCAAGAGTGGTGATATAGTCAATTCTTGGATTGAATATTCTGGTTCTACTGGACAGTTGAATGTGTTTGTATCATACTCTAATTTAAAGCCAAAGGAACCATTTTTATCTGTTGTTCTGAATATTGCTGAGTATGTAAATGATTTCATGTTTGTTGGGTTTTCTGGTTCAACTCAAGGGAGTACTGAGATTCATAGCATTGAGTGGTGGAGTTTTAGTTCATCATTTGATGCAAGTCCTAAGTCGGCGGCAGCGGCTGCGCCACCGCCACCAACGGCTAGTTTGATGAACCCAACGGCGGATTCCGTCATGTCGCGGCCGCCTTCTATGGCTCCTTCAGAGTCTAATAGTAGTGCAAGTATAATGCAAGATAAGAGCAGTGGGAAATGTCATAGCAATTTTTGTAAACAAGGTCCTGGAGCTATTGTTGGTGTGGTGACTGCTAGTGCATTTTTTCTTGCATTTGCTACATTGGTACTTATATGGTTATACACCAAAAAGTTCAAGAAAGTGAAAAATTCTGAATTTTTGGCATCTGATGTTATCAAAATGCCTAAGGAGTTTAGCTATAAAGAGCTTAAATTGGCTACAAAAGCCTTTGATTCGACGAGGATTATAGGCCACGGTGCATTTGGGACAGTTTACAAGGGCATTTTATCGGACAATGGTGGCATTGTGGCAGTGAAGAGATGTAGTCATAATGGACAGGGGAAAGCGGAGTTCTTATCTGAATTATCTATAATTGGAACACTTAGGCACAGAAATCTTGTTAGACTTCAAGGATGGTGCCATGAGAAAGGTGAAATTTTGTTAGTCTATGATCTTATGCCTAATGGGAGTCTTGATAAGGCATTATTTGAATCAAGAATGATTCTACCTTGGCTACATAGGAGGAAAATTTTGCTAGGTGTTGCTTCAGCCTTGGCATATTTACATCAAGAATGTGAAAACCAGGTGATTCACAGGGATATAAAGAGTAGTAACATTATGTTGGATGAAGGGTTCAATGCAagattaggtgattttggattagCAAGACAAGTTGAACATGACAAGTCCCCCGATGCAACGGTTGCAGCCGGGACAATGGGCTACTTGGCTCCTGAATACTTGTTAACCGGAAGAGCAACCGAAAAAACTGATGTTTTTAGCTATGGAGCAGTGGTTCTTGAAGTGGCAAGTGGAAGGAGGCCAATTGAGAGGGAAACAACAAGAGTTGAGAAAGTTGGAGTGAATAGCAACTTAGTTGAATGGGTTTGGGGATTGCATAGAGAAGGGAATTTGCTAATGGCAGCTGATTCAAGACTTTATGGTGagtttgatgaaggagaaatGAGAAGGGTACTAATGGTTGGATTAGCTTGTTCACAACCTGACCCTATGGTTAGACCAACAATGAGAAGTGTGGTCCAAATGCTAGTAGGTGAAGCTGAAGTACCTATTGTCCCAAGAACTAAGCCTTCTATGAGTTTCAGCACATCACATCTTCTAATGACTTTGCAAGATAGTGTTTCTGATTTGAATGGTATGATCACACTTTCCACTTCATCATCTGAAAACAGTTTCACTGGTGTTGCCAATGGGATGATGGACTTGGTCTAA